One genomic segment of Amycolatopsis sp. Hca4 includes these proteins:
- a CDS encoding right-handed parallel beta-helix repeat-containing protein has translation MSPIRVILAATLLAAFLVPPGPAAAAVVSPGPVCDHQPLANTTAPASAVTVDAAVPGDLYRKSQESPPGTTFWLPPGTHLLAADPFGQVIPKDGDVYLGAPGAVLDGQGINRAAFTQQAKDVVIRGLTVQNFVAPQDQGVVNHDSGEHWIIENTTVQNNKGAGIMAGARQEVRHSCLRNNGQYGMNAYRSDSTITALIIEGNEISGNNTDDWETRSPGCGCSGGIKFWVVDKADVRGNWIHHNRGAGLWADTDNNDFLVENNLIEDNDAEALFYEISYNLVFRDNVLRRNSLVAGKRRADKGDNFPVASVYLSESGGEPRVPARTHLIDVYDNTFEDNWSGITAWENADRFCNSPANTSINTCTKLVTDRTRCSAPGIASPPLYDDCRWKTQLVEVHDNTFRFDPARVGCTNGSCGKMALLSNWGTYPSWSPYQGKVVQDAITHDQGNYWFSNAYYGPWKFVAGDTSRILTAEQWQTTPWDQDNCASFDDVMPHC, from the coding sequence ATGTCGCCGATCAGGGTCATTCTGGCTGCCACACTGCTGGCCGCGTTCCTCGTGCCGCCCGGTCCGGCGGCCGCGGCCGTGGTGTCACCCGGACCGGTGTGCGACCACCAGCCACTGGCGAACACGACGGCGCCCGCGAGTGCGGTCACCGTCGACGCCGCGGTGCCCGGCGACCTCTACCGCAAGTCCCAGGAATCGCCGCCCGGCACGACGTTCTGGCTGCCCCCGGGCACCCACCTGCTGGCGGCGGACCCGTTCGGGCAGGTCATCCCCAAGGACGGCGACGTCTACCTCGGCGCGCCCGGCGCCGTGCTCGACGGGCAGGGCATCAACCGCGCGGCCTTCACCCAGCAGGCGAAGGACGTCGTCATCCGCGGGCTCACCGTCCAGAACTTCGTCGCCCCGCAGGACCAGGGCGTGGTGAACCACGATTCCGGCGAGCACTGGATCATCGAAAACACCACCGTGCAGAACAACAAAGGCGCGGGAATCATGGCCGGCGCGCGCCAGGAGGTGCGGCACAGCTGTCTGCGCAACAACGGCCAGTACGGCATGAACGCCTACCGTTCGGACAGCACGATCACCGCGTTGATCATCGAGGGCAACGAAATCTCGGGCAACAACACCGACGACTGGGAAACGCGCAGTCCCGGCTGCGGGTGCAGCGGCGGAATCAAGTTCTGGGTGGTCGACAAGGCCGACGTGCGCGGGAACTGGATCCACCACAACCGCGGCGCCGGGCTCTGGGCCGACACCGACAACAACGACTTCCTGGTCGAGAACAACCTCATCGAGGACAACGACGCCGAGGCGCTGTTCTACGAGATCAGCTACAACCTCGTCTTCCGCGACAACGTCCTGCGGCGCAACAGCCTGGTCGCGGGCAAGCGGCGTGCGGACAAGGGCGACAACTTCCCGGTGGCGAGCGTCTACCTGTCCGAGTCCGGCGGCGAGCCGCGGGTGCCGGCCCGCACGCACCTGATCGACGTCTACGACAACACCTTCGAAGACAACTGGTCCGGCATCACCGCGTGGGAGAACGCCGACCGGTTCTGCAACAGCCCGGCCAACACCTCGATCAACACCTGCACCAAGCTCGTCACCGACCGGACGCGGTGTTCGGCACCCGGGATCGCGTCACCGCCGCTGTACGACGACTGCCGGTGGAAGACCCAGCTGGTCGAGGTGCACGACAACACGTTCCGCTTCGACCCGGCCCGCGTCGGCTGCACGAACGGCTCCTGCGGCAAGATGGCGCTGCTGTCCAACTGGGGCACCTACCCGTCCTGGTCGCCGTACCAGGGCAAGGTCGTCCAGGACGCCATCACGCACGACCAGGGCAACTACTGGTTCAGCAACGCCTACTACGGGCCCTGGAAGTTCGTCGCGGGCGACACGTCCCGGATCCTGACCGCCGAGCAGTGGCAGACGACGCCGTGGGACCAGGACAACTGCGCGTCCTTCGACGACGTCATGCCGCACTGCTAG
- a CDS encoding DUF4255 domain-containing protein, producing MIHEVDEALRRLVKDEALRGSEVDVAFDAPTKDWAARRNAPTVNIYLYDVREDMRRRSRGLLNEYDQRGEVAARHLPPKHVKLSYLVTAWTQRPEDEHRVLSDLLLGLLRYEAVPAEVLTGSLAETGLPVPMTVALPPPEDRAFADVWTALGGELKPSLDVVVSAPIHSGRVYPAGPPAKEGLKLDTGDGELVGHHVSAAGAVDGQRRVAMARTHRKPR from the coding sequence GTGATCCACGAGGTCGACGAGGCACTGCGCCGGCTGGTGAAGGACGAGGCGCTGCGCGGCAGCGAGGTCGACGTCGCCTTCGACGCACCCACCAAGGACTGGGCCGCCCGGCGCAACGCCCCGACGGTGAACATCTACCTCTACGACGTGCGCGAGGACATGCGGCGGCGGTCGCGGGGGCTGCTCAACGAATACGACCAGCGCGGCGAGGTCGCGGCGCGGCACCTGCCGCCCAAGCACGTCAAGCTGTCCTACCTGGTCACCGCCTGGACGCAGCGGCCCGAGGACGAGCACCGCGTGCTCTCGGACCTGCTGCTCGGCCTGCTGCGCTACGAAGCCGTCCCGGCCGAGGTGCTCACCGGGTCGCTCGCCGAGACCGGCCTGCCGGTGCCGATGACCGTGGCGCTGCCACCGCCGGAGGACCGCGCGTTCGCCGACGTCTGGACCGCGCTGGGCGGCGAGCTCAAGCCGTCACTGGACGTCGTCGTCTCCGCGCCGATCCACAGCGGGCGCGTCTACCCGGCGGGCCCGCCCGCCAAGGAAGGCCTCAAGCTCGACACCGGCGACGGCGAGCTCGTCGGGCACCACGTGTCCGCGGCCGGCGCGGTCGACGGGCAGCGCCGGGTCGCGATGGCGCGCACCCACCGGAAGCCCCGGTGA
- a CDS encoding ATP-binding protein, with translation MSLEYLFERLARLEQRIRDAVDSRRAADPNPDDPFRGLYLSNETIDALLEGLREPFTPFTDTAPDGRLRPLAERAGLTGVDVELLLVALAPDLDSRFEQFYGYLNDDVTRRRASAGLALRLCGIPEASAAGRARLDADSPLITCGLLAVGEEERPFLSRTLRVPDRVVNHLLGDDRLAPELAGCARLGTELVEVPGRERLARAIRGRAGLVYLKEQPGGGAEELGVGALAAAGYPALVVDAARWQAEPGHAELTASLRREALLRGAGIVLGPVEDPRLEDLAHPAIPLVVHGTGAWDPRWSATPPLQLDATPLAGAARAELWRSRLDGRLAPGVDPGEATAHFVLGPGQIARAAQAAAVTALADDGLVRTEHVRAGARSQNAAGLQRLARRIEPVVGWADLVLPAGVLSLLDELAARARYRDQVLDEWRMRPGGGRGRGVTGLFAGDSGTGKTMSAEVIAASLGLDLYTVNLATVVDKYVGETEKNLERIFTEASGVNGVLLFDEADAIFGKRSEVRDAHDRYANIESAYLLQRMETFDGIAVLATNLRANLDEAFTRRLDVIVDFPLPDVELRHRLWDRCLGTRMPRGADLDLGFLAEAFELAGGHIRSAAVTGAYLAAEAGRPVGMGDLVGAVAREYRKLGRLCLDREFGPYLAMVTDG, from the coding sequence GTGAGCCTGGAGTACCTGTTCGAGCGGCTGGCCCGGCTCGAACAGCGGATCCGCGACGCCGTCGACAGCCGCCGCGCGGCCGACCCGAACCCCGACGACCCCTTCCGCGGCCTGTACCTGTCCAACGAGACGATCGACGCGCTGCTGGAGGGACTCCGCGAGCCGTTCACGCCGTTCACCGACACCGCCCCGGACGGACGGCTGCGCCCGCTCGCCGAACGCGCCGGGCTCACCGGCGTTGACGTCGAGCTGCTGCTGGTCGCGCTCGCCCCCGACCTCGACAGCCGGTTCGAGCAGTTCTACGGCTACCTCAACGACGACGTGACCCGCCGCCGCGCCAGCGCCGGCCTCGCGCTGCGCCTGTGCGGCATCCCCGAGGCCTCGGCCGCCGGCCGCGCGCGGCTGGACGCCGACTCCCCGCTGATCACCTGCGGCCTGCTCGCCGTGGGGGAGGAGGAGCGGCCGTTCCTCTCGCGCACCCTGCGCGTCCCCGACCGCGTGGTCAACCACCTGCTCGGCGACGACCGGCTCGCGCCCGAGCTGGCCGGCTGCGCCCGCCTGGGCACCGAGCTGGTCGAGGTGCCGGGCCGCGAGCGGCTCGCCCGCGCCATCCGCGGCCGGGCCGGGCTGGTCTACCTCAAGGAACAGCCCGGCGGCGGTGCCGAGGAGCTCGGCGTCGGCGCGCTGGCCGCGGCCGGGTACCCGGCGCTGGTGGTGGACGCGGCGCGCTGGCAGGCCGAGCCGGGCCACGCGGAGCTGACCGCGTCGCTGCGGCGCGAGGCGCTGCTGCGCGGCGCCGGGATCGTGCTGGGCCCGGTCGAGGACCCGCGGCTGGAGGACCTGGCACACCCGGCGATCCCGCTGGTGGTGCACGGCACCGGCGCCTGGGACCCGCGCTGGAGCGCCACGCCGCCGTTGCAGCTGGACGCGACGCCGCTCGCGGGCGCGGCCCGCGCGGAACTCTGGCGCAGCCGCCTCGACGGACGGCTCGCCCCGGGCGTCGACCCCGGCGAGGCCACCGCGCACTTCGTGCTGGGGCCCGGGCAGATCGCCCGCGCGGCGCAGGCCGCGGCGGTGACCGCGCTGGCCGACGACGGGCTGGTCCGCACCGAGCACGTCCGGGCGGGCGCGCGCAGCCAGAACGCCGCCGGCCTGCAGCGGCTCGCGCGGCGGATCGAACCGGTCGTCGGCTGGGCCGACCTGGTGCTGCCGGCCGGCGTGCTGTCCCTTTTGGACGAACTGGCGGCTCGGGCGCGCTACCGCGACCAGGTGCTCGACGAGTGGCGGATGCGCCCGGGCGGCGGCCGCGGCCGCGGCGTGACCGGGCTGTTCGCCGGTGACTCGGGGACCGGCAAGACGATGTCGGCCGAGGTCATCGCCGCGTCGCTCGGGCTGGACCTCTACACCGTGAACCTGGCGACCGTGGTCGACAAATACGTCGGCGAGACCGAGAAGAACCTGGAGCGGATCTTCACCGAGGCGTCCGGGGTCAACGGCGTCCTGCTCTTCGACGAGGCGGACGCCATCTTCGGCAAGCGGTCGGAGGTCCGCGACGCGCACGACCGGTACGCCAACATCGAAAGCGCGTACCTGCTGCAGCGGATGGAGACCTTCGACGGGATCGCCGTGCTGGCCACCAACCTGCGGGCGAACCTCGACGAGGCGTTCACCCGCCGGCTCGACGTCATCGTGGACTTCCCGCTGCCGGACGTCGAGCTCCGGCACCGGCTGTGGGACCGCTGCCTCGGCACCCGGATGCCGCGGGGGGCGGACCTGGACCTGGGGTTCCTCGCCGAAGCGTTCGAGCTGGCCGGCGGCCACATCCGCTCGGCCGCGGTCACCGGCGCGTACCTGGCGGCCGAGGCGGGCCGTCCGGTGGGGATGGGCGACCTGGTCGGCGCGGTGGCCCGGGAGTACCGCAAGCTGGGCCGGCTCTGCCTCGACCGGGAGTTCGGACCCTACCTGGCGATGGTGACCGACGGCTGA
- a CDS encoding DUF4157 domain-containing protein, with translation MRGHSHENDLDPTLRPKGDRIERDDHDLLGRAAVAGRTDVLGPAGLLGLQRAVGNAGTAALVEEERSPVHDVVGSGGGAPLDAATREDMEGRFGADFSDVRVHTDGAAHDSAKSVNAQAYTVGSNIVFQRDKYDPGSDSGKHMLAHELTHVVQQRSGPVDGTDAGGGVKVSDPADRFEREAVANADRLMSAPAPASAVQRCEDGGHASSSEEAAVQREEAPEAAEGEEEKMAQTFVQREEDTEEEMS, from the coding sequence ATGCGTGGGCACAGTCACGAGAACGACCTCGACCCGACCCTGCGGCCGAAGGGCGACCGCATCGAGCGGGACGACCACGACCTCCTGGGCCGGGCCGCGGTGGCCGGCCGCACCGACGTCCTCGGCCCGGCGGGCCTGCTGGGCCTGCAGCGCGCGGTGGGCAACGCGGGGACGGCGGCCCTGGTGGAGGAGGAGCGCTCCCCGGTCCACGACGTGGTCGGCTCGGGCGGCGGCGCACCCCTGGACGCGGCGACCCGCGAAGACATGGAGGGCCGCTTCGGCGCCGACTTCTCCGACGTCCGCGTGCACACCGACGGCGCGGCCCACGACTCGGCGAAGTCGGTGAACGCCCAGGCGTACACGGTGGGCTCGAACATCGTCTTCCAGCGCGACAAGTACGACCCGGGCTCGGACTCGGGCAAGCACATGCTGGCCCACGAGCTCACGCACGTCGTCCAGCAGCGCAGCGGCCCGGTGGACGGCACGGACGCCGGCGGCGGGGTCAAGGTGTCCGACCCGGCGGACCGCTTCGAGCGCGAAGCGGTCGCGAACGCGGACCGGCTGATGTCGGCACCCGCGCCAGCTTCCGCCGTCCAGCGGTGCGAGGACGGTGGGCACGCTTCTTCGTCCGAGGAGGCGGCGGTGCAGCGGGAGGAAGCTCCCGAGGCCGCCGAAGGCGAAGAGGAGAAGATGGCGCAGACCTTCGTGCAGCGCGAGGAAGACACCGAAGAAGAGATGTCCTGA
- a CDS encoding HEAT repeat domain-containing protein codes for MKGTSRDPAAVLREDRLDKAIEEAGPGLFDLLAAAVGDPDTEVRETAAYGLGELDDPRAVPLLIDLVEHDPAESVVVHALKALESYRDPRIHRTLLREADRARHTRSPRWYAAKELRWYDSEDSVEALIRLLASEDALVQQAAEESLSTLRPAERARWQRLLGQD; via the coding sequence ATGAAGGGCACGTCCCGCGACCCGGCCGCGGTCCTCCGCGAGGATCGGCTCGACAAGGCGATCGAGGAAGCGGGACCCGGCCTGTTCGACCTCCTGGCGGCTGCGGTCGGCGACCCCGACACCGAAGTGCGGGAGACAGCCGCCTACGGTCTCGGCGAGCTCGACGACCCCCGCGCCGTCCCGCTGCTGATCGACCTGGTCGAGCACGACCCGGCCGAATCCGTCGTCGTGCACGCGCTGAAGGCACTGGAATCGTATCGGGATCCCCGGATCCACCGGACGCTGCTCAGGGAGGCCGACCGCGCCCGGCACACGCGGTCCCCCCGCTGGTACGCGGCGAAAGAGCTTCGGTGGTACGACTCGGAGGACTCGGTCGAGGCGCTGATCCGTCTCCTGGCGAGTGAAGACGCCCTCGTGCAGCAAGCCGCCGAGGAGTCCTTGTCGACCTTGCGGCCCGCGGAACGCGCCCGGTGGCAGCGGCTGCTCGGACAGGACTGA
- a CDS encoding phage tail sheath subtilisin-like domain-containing protein yields MPTYLTPGVYVEEIEAGARPIEGVGTAVAAFVGFAADGPFNTPTLVSNWGQFTQTFGDFLEGCYLAQSVYGYFLNGGTNCYIVRIGGSRAADNGSAPKQISARQAVLGGYRFVAKELPEGKPAGEITVEVADPTGENPAEDRFTVLVKQDGKVVETHNVTTKRTKENIVTAVREKSNLITIEEVASGGAVTKPDKGTAVLSAPPKAPSAPPVPGRVAANDYVGDVADRTGFGGLEAIDEITMVAAPDLMAAYQRDLIDLDTVKAVQLAMIAHCELMGDRMAIIDPPPALNPQEIRSWRMDAAGYDSKYAALYYPWVQVLDPASGTNTYIPPSGHMAGVWARTDATRGVHKAPANEVVRGALALETHLTKAEQELLNPIGVNCVRSFSGKGIRVWGARTLSSDPAWRYLNVRRLFNYLEESILNGTQWVVFEPNDDALWARIRRTISAFLVMEWRKGALFGLTPDEAFFVKCDRETNPAEGIDLGQVICEVGIAPVKPAEFVIFRLAQMSGGTSLVNE; encoded by the coding sequence ATGCCCACCTATCTCACGCCGGGGGTGTACGTCGAGGAGATCGAGGCGGGCGCACGGCCGATCGAGGGCGTGGGCACCGCCGTCGCCGCCTTCGTCGGTTTCGCGGCGGACGGTCCCTTCAACACCCCCACGCTGGTCTCCAACTGGGGCCAGTTCACCCAGACCTTCGGCGACTTCCTCGAAGGCTGCTACCTGGCCCAGTCGGTCTACGGCTACTTCCTCAACGGCGGCACCAACTGCTACATCGTCCGCATCGGCGGCTCGCGCGCCGCGGACAACGGCTCCGCCCCGAAGCAGATCAGCGCCCGCCAGGCCGTCCTCGGCGGCTACCGCTTCGTCGCCAAGGAGCTGCCGGAGGGCAAGCCGGCCGGGGAGATCACCGTCGAGGTGGCCGACCCGACCGGCGAGAACCCGGCCGAAGACCGGTTCACCGTGCTGGTCAAGCAGGACGGCAAGGTCGTCGAGACGCACAACGTGACGACCAAGCGCACCAAGGAGAACATCGTCACCGCGGTGCGGGAGAAGTCCAACCTCATCACCATCGAAGAGGTCGCCTCCGGCGGCGCGGTCACCAAGCCCGACAAGGGCACCGCGGTGCTCTCGGCCCCGCCGAAGGCGCCGTCGGCCCCGCCGGTCCCGGGCCGGGTCGCCGCGAACGACTACGTCGGCGACGTCGCCGACCGGACCGGCTTCGGCGGCCTGGAGGCGATCGACGAGATCACCATGGTCGCGGCGCCCGACCTGATGGCCGCCTACCAGCGCGACCTGATCGACCTCGACACGGTCAAGGCCGTGCAGCTGGCGATGATCGCGCACTGCGAGCTGATGGGCGACCGGATGGCGATCATCGACCCGCCGCCTGCGCTCAACCCCCAGGAGATCCGCAGCTGGCGGATGGACGCGGCCGGGTACGACTCGAAGTACGCCGCGCTGTACTACCCGTGGGTCCAGGTCCTCGACCCGGCCTCGGGCACCAACACGTACATCCCGCCGAGCGGCCACATGGCCGGCGTCTGGGCCCGCACCGACGCCACCCGCGGCGTCCACAAGGCCCCGGCCAACGAGGTCGTCCGCGGCGCGCTCGCGCTCGAGACGCACCTGACCAAGGCCGAGCAGGAGCTGCTCAACCCGATCGGCGTCAACTGCGTGCGGTCGTTCTCCGGCAAGGGCATCCGGGTCTGGGGCGCGCGGACGCTGTCGAGCGACCCCGCGTGGCGCTACCTCAACGTCCGGCGGCTGTTCAACTACCTCGAGGAGTCCATCCTCAACGGCACCCAGTGGGTCGTGTTCGAGCCGAACGACGACGCGCTGTGGGCGCGCATCCGCCGCACGATCAGCGCGTTCCTGGTGATGGAGTGGCGCAAGGGCGCGCTGTTCGGGCTCACGCCGGACGAGGCGTTCTTCGTCAAGTGCGACCGCGAGACCAACCCGGCCGAGGGCATCGACCTCGGCCAGGTGATCTGCGAAGTCGGCATCGCCCCGGTGAAACCGGCGGAGTTCGTGATCTTCCGGCTGGCCCAGATGTCCGGCGGCACCAGCCTGGTCAACGAGTGA
- a CDS encoding phage tail protein: MALPDLDKAVGHSFGLEIDGVQIKQISEVTGLKMEQDVIELKQNTADGKYVIKKLPGRPKAGEVTLTRGLTDDNSFEKWVKDAHFGKMATARKGGAIIVYDYEGTALKRYKLTNAWPKSLEIGSLKAGDTSVLTEKLVITYEQMEVE; this comes from the coding sequence ATGGCACTTCCCGATCTCGACAAGGCTGTCGGCCACTCCTTCGGGCTCGAGATCGACGGCGTCCAGATCAAGCAGATCTCCGAGGTCACCGGCCTCAAGATGGAGCAGGACGTCATCGAGCTCAAGCAGAACACCGCCGACGGCAAGTACGTCATCAAGAAGCTGCCCGGCCGCCCCAAGGCGGGCGAGGTCACGCTGACCCGCGGCCTCACCGACGACAACAGCTTCGAGAAGTGGGTCAAGGACGCCCACTTCGGCAAGATGGCCACGGCCCGCAAGGGCGGCGCCATCATCGTCTACGACTACGAGGGCACCGCGCTCAAGCGCTACAAGCTCACCAACGCCTGGCCGAAGAGCCTGGAGATCGGCTCGCTGAAGGCCGGCGACACGAGCGTGCTCACCGAGAAGCTCGTCATCACCTACGAGCAGATGGAAGTCGAGTGA
- a CDS encoding DUF6760 family protein — protein MTYAADRLHEEVAYVAYHLHWSLDDILDLEHPDRLTYVAEIARINTRMSQGR, from the coding sequence GTGACGTACGCGGCCGACCGGCTGCACGAGGAAGTCGCGTACGTCGCCTACCACCTGCACTGGTCGCTCGACGACATCCTCGACCTCGAACACCCCGACCGGTTGACCTACGTCGCCGAGATCGCCCGGATCAACACCCGGATGAGCCAGGGACGGTGA
- a CDS encoding phage tail protein yields the protein MPDTEEAVAVCYVVKLDDKNLGNLGAFSSCDGLGCEFVMEQREEGGNNGMVWQLPTRIKYSNIKLSRPVTEASSQITKWFASLASGIERKTATIEARTLEGKVIASWALEGVVPVRWSGPQLSPDSPKVATETLELAHHGFLSPAKKG from the coding sequence ATGCCGGACACCGAAGAGGCCGTTGCCGTGTGCTACGTCGTCAAGCTGGACGACAAGAACCTCGGCAACCTCGGCGCGTTCTCCAGCTGTGACGGCCTCGGCTGCGAATTCGTCATGGAACAGCGGGAAGAGGGCGGCAACAACGGCATGGTCTGGCAGCTGCCGACCCGGATCAAGTACTCGAACATCAAGCTCTCGCGGCCCGTCACCGAGGCCAGCTCGCAGATCACCAAGTGGTTCGCCAGCCTGGCGAGCGGGATCGAACGCAAGACCGCCACCATCGAGGCCCGCACCCTCGAAGGCAAGGTGATCGCCAGCTGGGCGCTCGAAGGCGTCGTCCCGGTGCGGTGGAGCGGGCCGCAGCTCTCGCCCGACTCGCCGAAGGTCGCCACCGAAACGCTCGAACTGGCCCACCACGGCTTCCTCAGCCCGGCGAAGAAGGGCTGA
- a CDS encoding LysM peptidoglycan-binding domain-containing protein, whose translation MSSPVTFTSAGSQPPAAYGSGAPAPSNLQRALLEVRKPPQSGGTGQPPGEKMFDIKFQFNPKELSVSKNAKWGRDAQPNAKKSAPPQFKGSDPAKLALEMFLDATDKMDDAVVKKVEQLFTCCVATEDSRQHKKPSPPWVIFKWGGMTGFPAYVSSVTAKYTLFTPSGTPVRAVCTVNLEEISGELGGQNPTSGALAARDTHVLVAGDTLPSVAFRAYGDAERWRDIADANDIDDPMRLRPGTRLLVPALEELDG comes from the coding sequence ATGTCTTCGCCCGTCACCTTCACCTCGGCCGGCTCGCAACCACCCGCCGCCTACGGGTCCGGGGCGCCGGCGCCCAGCAACCTGCAGCGGGCGCTGCTGGAAGTCCGGAAGCCGCCGCAGTCGGGCGGGACCGGGCAGCCGCCCGGGGAGAAGATGTTCGACATCAAGTTCCAGTTCAACCCCAAGGAACTCTCGGTCAGCAAGAACGCCAAGTGGGGCCGCGACGCGCAGCCCAACGCCAAGAAGAGCGCGCCGCCGCAGTTCAAGGGATCCGATCCGGCCAAGCTCGCACTCGAGATGTTCCTCGACGCCACCGACAAGATGGACGACGCCGTGGTCAAGAAGGTCGAGCAGCTGTTCACCTGCTGCGTGGCCACCGAGGACAGCCGCCAGCACAAGAAGCCCTCGCCGCCGTGGGTGATCTTCAAGTGGGGCGGCATGACCGGCTTCCCCGCCTACGTCTCCAGCGTCACCGCCAAGTACACGCTCTTCACGCCGTCGGGGACGCCGGTGCGCGCAGTCTGCACGGTCAACCTCGAGGAGATCTCCGGCGAGCTGGGCGGCCAGAACCCGACGTCCGGCGCGCTCGCGGCGCGGGACACGCACGTGCTCGTCGCCGGGGACACGCTGCCCTCGGTGGCGTTCCGCGCCTACGGCGACGCCGAGCGGTGGCGCGACATCGCCGACGCCAACGACATCGACGACCCGATGCGGCTGCGGCCCGGCACCCGGCTCCTGGTGCCCGCGCTGGAGGAGCTCGATGGCTAA
- a CDS encoding VgrG-related protein, translated as MANETFTNTLMVEVEGTALPDDVKVMLGYAYVDDSRNLPDTFVLRFRDPGTVVLDKGKFKVGAKIKLKVQTSDPEAPQDLLSGEVTAVAIDLDAHGTFTEVRGYDHAHRLFRGRRVAAYPNMTVADVVRKVAQRANIQVGKIDNVKGFGGRPNTQLSQDNVSDWEFLSRLADAVGAQIAVRDGKLNFELPEKPSGAPSTSTKATADPLVLEAHGTLLSLRASVTAAEQVPEVRVNGWDYENKLPITATATPKNAGTDVPSVDPVALAGKFASPPFLDAAAPRRSQGEADATAKALAERFGSACTELDGVAKGNPKLRAGTAVTLTGVGQPFSGKYTLTSTRHLFNDEVGYTTEFAVSGRQERSLYGLVAGGAKTSAWPGVVPAQVTDLKDPAKLGRVKLTFPWLDKEFTSTWARTVQPGAGKDRGALVLPEVGDEVLVGFEHGDFEAPYVLGGLYNTKDTAPSKFTKPVVDGNSGEVALRGFVSRKGHKLEFAEDDGIILSSGDAKFVVKIDQKNQVIEVTSGKSVTVKAQNGVSIDAGTGPLELKGQKVTVKSQTDASVEAGAQLKLNGTAGAKLEGATVSVAGQGQTELTASGVVTVRGSVVKIN; from the coding sequence ATGGCTAACGAGACCTTCACGAACACCCTCATGGTCGAGGTCGAGGGCACCGCGCTGCCCGACGACGTCAAGGTGATGCTCGGCTACGCCTACGTCGACGACAGCCGGAACCTGCCCGACACCTTCGTGCTGCGGTTCCGCGACCCCGGCACCGTCGTGCTCGACAAGGGGAAGTTCAAGGTCGGCGCCAAGATCAAGCTCAAGGTCCAGACGTCGGACCCGGAAGCCCCGCAGGACCTGCTCTCCGGCGAGGTCACCGCGGTCGCGATCGACCTGGACGCCCACGGCACGTTCACCGAGGTCCGCGGGTACGACCACGCGCACCGGCTGTTCCGCGGCCGCCGGGTCGCGGCGTACCCGAACATGACGGTCGCGGACGTGGTGCGCAAGGTCGCCCAGCGGGCGAACATCCAGGTCGGGAAGATCGACAACGTCAAGGGCTTCGGCGGCCGCCCGAACACCCAGCTTTCCCAGGACAACGTCAGCGACTGGGAGTTCCTGTCCCGGCTGGCCGACGCGGTCGGTGCGCAGATCGCCGTCCGCGACGGGAAGCTGAACTTCGAACTCCCCGAGAAGCCCTCCGGCGCGCCATCGACCAGCACCAAGGCCACCGCCGACCCGCTCGTCCTCGAGGCGCACGGGACGCTGCTCAGCCTGCGCGCCAGCGTCACCGCGGCCGAGCAGGTCCCGGAGGTGCGGGTCAACGGCTGGGACTACGAGAACAAGCTGCCGATCACCGCCACCGCCACCCCGAAGAACGCCGGCACGGACGTGCCGTCGGTGGACCCGGTGGCGCTGGCGGGCAAGTTCGCGAGCCCGCCCTTCCTCGACGCCGCCGCGCCGCGGCGCAGCCAGGGCGAGGCGGACGCGACCGCGAAGGCCCTGGCCGAGCGGTTCGGCAGTGCCTGCACCGAACTCGACGGCGTCGCCAAGGGCAACCCCAAGCTGCGTGCCGGCACCGCCGTCACGCTCACCGGCGTCGGCCAGCCCTTCTCGGGCAAGTACACCCTGACCAGCACGCGGCACCTGTTCAACGACGAGGTCGGCTACACCACCGAATTCGCCGTGTCCGGCCGCCAGGAACGCTCGCTCTACGGCCTGGTCGCGGGCGGGGCGAAGACCTCGGCGTGGCCGGGGGTGGTGCCCGCGCAGGTCACCGACCTCAAGGACCCGGCGAAGCTCGGCCGCGTCAAGCTGACCTTCCCGTGGCTGGACAAGGAGTTCACCAGCACCTGGGCGCGCACGGTCCAGCCGGGCGCGGGCAAGGACCGCGGCGCGCTGGTGCTGCCCGAGGTCGGCGACGAGGTCCTGGTCGGCTTCGAGCACGGCGACTTCGAAGCGCCCTACGTCCTCGGCGGCCTCTACAACACCAAGGACACCGCGCCGTCGAAGTTCACCAAACCCGTCGTCGACGGCAACAGCGGGGAGGTCGCGCTGCGCGGGTTCGTCTCGCGCAAGGGCCACAAGCTCGAGTTCGCCGAGGACGACGGGATCATCCTGTCCTCCGGTGACGCGAAGTTCGTGGTCAAGATCGACCAGAAGAACCAGGTCATCGAGGTGACCAGCGGCAAGAGCGTCACGGTCAAGGCGCAGAACGGCGTGAGCATCGACGCCGGCACCGGGCCGCTGGAGCTCAAGGGCCAGAAGGTGACGGTGAAGTCCCAGACCGACGCCAGCGTCGAGGCGGGCGCGCAGCTGAAGCTGAACGGCACCGCGGGCGCGAAGCTCGAAGGCGCCACCGTGTCGGTCGCCGGCCAGGGCCAGACGGAGCTGACCGCGAGCGGTGTCGTCACCGTGCGCGGCAGCGTGGTCAAGATCAACTGA